One window from the genome of Fulvivirga lutea encodes:
- a CDS encoding enoyl-CoA hydratase/isomerase family protein translates to MEFVQYEVENRIAYITLNRPDKRNALNYQVVAELKEAFSQASMDEEAKVVVLKANGAAFCAGADLAYLQQLQKNTYEENLEDSSHLKELFYQIYTLNKVVIAQIEGHAIAGGCGLATVCDFSFTLPEAKFGYTEVRIGFIPAIVKVFLLRKIGEIRSKQLLLTGELIDAQKAVELGLINEISDAENIKSRVNEFAQMLIENNSGQSMAFTKQMIAEVQSKTLEEGLQYAAEMNAKARASEDCQKGIAAFLNKEQVSW, encoded by the coding sequence ATGGAATTTGTACAATACGAAGTAGAAAATAGAATTGCATATATCACACTCAATCGCCCTGATAAGCGTAATGCCCTCAACTATCAGGTTGTTGCTGAACTAAAAGAGGCATTTAGTCAGGCTTCAATGGATGAAGAAGCAAAGGTGGTGGTTTTAAAAGCAAATGGAGCTGCATTTTGTGCCGGGGCTGATTTGGCTTACTTGCAGCAACTTCAGAAAAATACATATGAGGAGAACTTAGAAGACAGCTCTCATTTAAAAGAGTTGTTCTATCAAATCTACACCTTGAATAAGGTTGTAATTGCACAGATAGAAGGCCATGCCATTGCAGGTGGTTGTGGTTTAGCCACAGTCTGCGACTTCTCCTTTACTTTACCAGAGGCCAAGTTTGGATATACAGAAGTTCGTATAGGTTTTATTCCGGCCATTGTTAAAGTATTCTTACTACGTAAAATTGGCGAAATCAGATCAAAACAACTGTTGCTTACTGGTGAATTGATAGACGCTCAAAAAGCTGTAGAACTTGGCCTAATTAACGAAATTTCAGATGCCGAAAATATTAAGAGTAGAGTTAATGAATTCGCTCAAATGCTAATTGAGAATAATAGTGGTCAATCAATGGCATTTACTAAACAGATGATTGCCGAGGTACAAAGCAAGACCTTGGAAGAAGGCCTACAATATGCCGCTGAAATGAATGCCAAAGCCAGAGCCAGTGAGGACTGTCAAAAAGGGATTGCAGCATTTCTTAACAAAGAGCAAGTGAGCTGGTGA
- a CDS encoding histone deacetylase family protein codes for MIRLAFSDKYIYELPEGHRFPIDKYETVKEQLVYEGTIKESQVVDPGLVDEKWILQVHTEKYWKSLATLTISEKERKKIGLPVTELSVKRARNSVAGTLFAINEALEHGLGINLSGGTHHAYESHGEGFCVLNDLAIGSKYLLNQNLATKVLIVDLDVHQGNGTAHIFRNDESVFTFSMHGKGNYPLKKEQSDLDIEMPHNVTDDEYLAKLQTVLPYLIEKVSPDFILYQSGVDVMEGDRLGKMALTKEGVKLRDSFVLNCAKRNGIPVAVTMGGGYSAKFTNLVEAHCNTVRIGLNLYQ; via the coding sequence GTGATCAGACTAGCATTTTCTGATAAGTATATTTATGAACTTCCTGAGGGACACCGATTTCCTATTGATAAGTATGAAACGGTTAAAGAACAGTTGGTGTATGAAGGAACTATCAAAGAGAGTCAGGTTGTAGACCCAGGGTTAGTTGATGAGAAATGGATACTTCAGGTTCACACTGAAAAATATTGGAAAAGTCTGGCTACACTTACTATCTCAGAAAAGGAGCGAAAGAAGATAGGACTGCCTGTTACTGAGTTATCTGTAAAACGAGCTAGAAACAGTGTAGCAGGCACTCTTTTTGCCATTAATGAAGCCCTAGAACATGGGCTTGGCATAAACTTATCTGGCGGAACCCATCATGCATATGAAAGTCATGGAGAAGGCTTTTGTGTTTTGAATGACCTGGCCATTGGCAGTAAATATCTTTTAAATCAAAATCTGGCAACTAAAGTTTTAATTGTTGATTTAGATGTACACCAGGGAAATGGTACTGCTCATATTTTTAGAAATGATGAAAGCGTTTTTACTTTTTCCATGCATGGAAAAGGCAATTACCCTTTAAAAAAGGAGCAATCTGATCTGGATATTGAAATGCCGCACAATGTGACAGATGATGAGTACTTAGCTAAACTTCAAACAGTGCTTCCATATTTAATAGAGAAAGTAAGCCCTGACTTTATTTTATATCAGTCCGGAGTGGATGTAATGGAAGGTGATAGACTTGGCAAAATGGCGCTTACCAAAGAAGGGGTAAAACTGAGGGATTCATTTGTTTTAAATTGTGCCAAACGAAACGGTATACCAGTAGCAGTTACTATGGGAGGTGGTTATTCTGCCAAATTCACCAATTTGGTAGAGGCGCATTGCAATACTGTGCGAATAGGCCTCAATTTGTATCAGTAA